Proteins encoded by one window of Salvia splendens isolate huo1 chromosome 14, SspV2, whole genome shotgun sequence:
- the LOC121763581 gene encoding nudC domain-containing protein 2-like translates to MAEKLAPEKSHSYIHNGQKVFDWDQTLEEVNMYIELPANVPKKLFHCKIDSKHVEVGIKGNPPYLNHELAFPVKTDCSFWTLEDDIMHITLQKRDKGQTWSSPIMGQAQLDPYNADLEQRRLMLQRFQEENPGFDFSQAQFSGNCPDPMTFMGGIRSG, encoded by the exons ATGGCTGAGAAATTAGCTCCTGAGAAAAGCCACAGCTACATTCACAACG GGCAAAAGGTGTTCGACTGGGATCAAACGCTGGAAGAGGTGAATATGTACATAGAGCTTCCAGCTAACGTTCCAAAGAAGTTATTTCACTGCAAAATTGATTCCAAGCATGTTGAAGTTGGGATCAAAGGGAATCCACCTTACCTTAAT CATGAGCTTGCCTTCCCGGTGAAGACGGATTGTTCGTTTTGGACTCTTG AAGACGATATAATGCACATAACCTTGCAAAAGCGGGACAAAGGTCAGACATGGTCTTCACCTATAATGGGCCAAGCCCAGTTGGATCCTTATAATGCTGATCTTGAACAGAGGCGTCTCATGCTTCAACGGTTTCAAGAAGAG AACCCGGGCTTTGACTTCTCGCAAGCTCAGTTCAGTGGAAATTGCCCCGACCCAATGACCTTCATGGGCGGGATCCGTTCTGGTTGA
- the LOC121764776 gene encoding annexin D2-like, which translates to MSTLCVPAQVPPVSEDCEQLHKAFSGWGTNEDLIISILGRRNASQRKLIRQCYAETYGEDLLKALDKELSNDFERVVLLLALDPPERDAYLANEATKKWTASNRILVEIACTRSPKDMILAREAYHARFKKSLEEDVAYHTKGDFRKLLVPLVSSYRYSGDDVNLHLAKSEAKILREKITAKEYSCDDIIRILTTRSRAQINATLNQYKNEFGNDVNKDLKEDPKDEFLTLLRAAVKCLVYPEKYFEKVLRLAINKLGTDEGALTRVVATRAEVDMQTIKEIYEKRNSVPLDKAICKDTHGDYEKMLLTLIGHVEE; encoded by the exons ATGTCGACTCTCTGCGTTCCAGCTCAGGTCCCCCCAGTATCCGAAGACTGCGAGCAGCTGCACAAGGCATTCTCAG GATGGGGAACCAATGAGGACTTGATCATATCGATTTTGGGTCGTAGAAATGCCAGCCAACGGAAGCTGATCAGACAATGTTATGCCGAGACTTATGGTGAAGATCTGCTCAAAGCCTTGGACAAGGAACTCTCGAATGACTTTGAG AGAGTTGTGTTGCTGTTGGCACTGGACCCTCCAGAGCGTGATGCCTACTTAGCTAACGAGGCCACGAAGAAGTGGACAGCAAGCAACCGGATCCTCGTGGAGATTGCTTGCACGAGGTCTCCAAAGGATATGATTCTCGCAAGGGAAGCCTATCATGCTCGTTTCAAGAAATCTCTTGAGGAGGACGTTGCTTATCACACGAAAGGAGACTTCCGCAAG CTCTTGGTGCCCTTGGTGAGCTCATACCGTTACAGTGGAGACGACGTGAACCTCCATCTTGCTAAATCGGAAGCCAAGATCCTGCGCGAGAAGATCACTGCAAAGGAATACAGCTGTGATGACATCATCAGAATCTTGACCACGAGGAGCAGGGCGCAGATCAATGCAACACTCAACCAATACAAAAATGAGTTTGGGAACGACGTGAACAAG GACCTGAAAGAAGACCCTAAAGACGAGTTCCTCACTCTACTGAGGGCTGCTGTGAAGTGTTTGGTCTACCCGGAGAAGTACTTCGAGAAGGTGCTCCGCCTAGCAATCAACAAGCTAGGGACGGACGAGGGAGCCCTGACTAGGGTGGTCGCGACAAGAGCAGAGGTGGACATGCAGACCATTAAGGAAATATATGAGAAACGGAACAGTGTGCCCCTCGACAAAGCCATCTGTAAAGACACCCATGGTGACTACGAGAAGATGCTGCTGACCCTCATCGGACATGTCGAAGAATGA
- the LOC121766111 gene encoding uncharacterized protein LOC121766111, which translates to MERSTPVRKPHTSTADLLTWSENPPEISPAPASSARSHQPSDGISKVVFGGQVTDEEVESLNKRKPCSGYKMKEMTGSGIFKGKGENGLSDTDEADETSANKTGLRMYQQALSGVSHISFGDEDTVSPKKPATLPEVAKQRELSGNLESESEAKLQKQLSDAKNKELSGNNIFAPPPEIKARPLGARALALRESITIGEHASNNGAGNGVSTGEPLKTAKKIPDQKFSELSGNDIFKGDGAAASAEKPLSSAKLREMSGSNIFSDGNVESRDYFGGVRKPPGGESSIALV; encoded by the exons ATGGAGAGGAGCACGCCGGTGAGGAAGCCTCACACTTCGACGGCAGATCTGCTCACGTGGTCGGAGAATCCGCCGGAAATCTCGCCGGCTCCGGCTTCCTCCGCCCGCTCTCACCAG CCGTCGGATGGGATCAGCAAGGTGGTATTTGGAGGTCAGGTTACTGATGAAGAAGTTGAGAGCTTGAATAAGAG GAAGCCATGTTCCGGTTATAAGATGAAGGAAATGACTGGCAGTGGTATTTTTAAAGGCAAAGGAGAGAATGGATTGTCGGATACTGATGAAGCCGATGAGACTTCAGCCAACAAAACTGGGCTGCGTATGTATCAG CAAGCTTTGTCGGGAGTCAGTCACAtctcctttggtgatgaagacACAGTTTCTCCCAAGAAACCAGCCACTCTTCCTGAAGTTGCTAAGCAGCGAGAGCTGAGCGGAAATCTAGAGAGCGAATCTGAAGCTAAATTACAAAAGCAACTGTCGGATGCCAAAAACAAGGAGCTCAGTGGCAACAATATCTTTGCTCCACCTCCTGAAATCAAAGCCCGTCCCTTGGGTGCTCGAGCCTTGGCATTACGAGAGAGCATAACAATTGGAGAACATGCTTCTAACAAT GGGGCTGGCAATGGTGTTTCGACTGGGGAGCCTCTGAAAACAGCAAAGAAAATACCCGACCAGAAATTCTCAGAGCTCTCGGGCAACGACATCTTCAAAGGGGACGGAGCAGCTGCATCGGCCGAGAAACCACTTAGCTCGGCAAAGCTGCGGGAGATGAGCGGCAGCAACATCTTCTCTGACGGGAATGTGGAGTCCCGCGACTATTTTGGAGGCGTACGCAAGCCACCCGGCGGGGAAAGCAGCATTGCCCTGGTGTAA